A genomic region of Thermodesulfobacteriota bacterium contains the following coding sequences:
- a CDS encoding DUF1330 domain-containing protein, producing the protein MSVYFIIESKVIDKDKYAQYIDKVSPIVKKYGGRYHVRGEAIKAFGSWKPERVIVIEFPTKNHVHDWLTSSEYKAIASLREESAETQAILVSGYEG; encoded by the coding sequence ATGTCAGTTTACTTTATCATAGAGTCTAAGGTAATAGACAAAGACAAATATGCTCAATATATAGACAAGGTATCGCCGATAGTTAAGAAATACGGAGGGCGATATCATGTTCGTGGAGAAGCTATCAAGGCTTTTGGTTCATGGAAGCCGGAAAGAGTTATTGTTATTGAGTTCCCCACAAAGAATCATGTTCATGATTGGCTGACATCATCTGAATACAAGGCTATCGCATCATTGCGTGAAGAGAGCGCTGAAACACAGGCTATTCTTGTAAGTGGTTATGAAGGGTGA
- a CDS encoding type I restriction-modification system subunit M, with translation MAIKKSELYSSLWASCDELRGSMDASQYKDYVLVMLFMKYVSDKKDPLIEIPANASFYDMVKQKGKSDIGDKINKIIGEFAKGNGLTGVITVADFNDDEKLGKGKDKVDKLTNLITIFEKPELNFSDNHAEGDDLLGDAYEYLMRHFATESGKSKGQFYTPAEVSRIMAKVIDISKSKSQSETIYDPTCGSGSLLLKAADDAPHGITIYGQENDNATRALAVMNMWLHGNPDAEILQGNTMASPQFTDDTTGELKQFDYAVANPPFSYKAWMNGLDPVNDIYRRFEGYDAVPPKKNGDFAFLLHLIKSLKSKGKACIVLPLGVLFRGSSEANIRKKIIQKGYIKGIIGLPPNLFYGTGIAACLIIIDKENAAERKDIFMIDASKGFIKDGNKNRLRERDIHKIVGTFNNRIEIPKYSRVIPLAEIADPKNDYNLNIPRYIDSQEADDIQDIEAHLVGGIPRSDIEALEKYWTVYPSLKSELFKTIDKRAEYYQLNIANEEIKNTIFQHPEFTAFSKKMDSVFKKWETKTIVFVKSLDKDLKPKQEIQSISKNLLKHYANIQLTDKYTMYQHLIDYWNETMQDDFYELAADGWIAGNEVKRIEKKIKKGDKEVVKQVVGIEGLEGRLIPPALIIQEYFTKEKAAIDTLESELETVNVKINELIEEHGEEDGLLSNAIDDKGKISKSNLQKAIKDLGKRNADNAEEYDMLEQYKWLIEEEANKKAQIKAANTVLEGLIIKKYPTLSIDEIKTIVVEKKWMYSMKQRIRTEMDNISHRLTQRIKELAERYEMPLPKLSREVDELTVKVESHLKQMKFVW, from the coding sequence ATGGCAATCAAGAAATCTGAATTATACAGCTCACTTTGGGCAAGTTGTGACGAACTGAGAGGCAGTATGGACGCCAGCCAATATAAGGATTATGTATTGGTGATGCTGTTCATGAAATATGTTTCCGATAAAAAAGACCCGCTTATTGAAATACCTGCAAATGCCAGCTTCTACGACATGGTAAAGCAAAAAGGCAAATCTGACATCGGTGATAAAATCAATAAAATCATTGGAGAGTTTGCCAAAGGCAATGGTCTGACTGGCGTAATTACAGTTGCTGACTTTAATGACGATGAAAAGCTAGGCAAAGGGAAAGATAAGGTTGACAAATTAACCAACCTGATTACCATTTTTGAAAAACCGGAACTGAATTTTAGCGATAACCATGCGGAAGGCGACGATCTGCTTGGTGATGCCTATGAATACCTGATGCGACATTTCGCTACTGAAAGCGGAAAAAGCAAAGGACAATTTTATACACCTGCCGAAGTTTCCCGCATAATGGCAAAAGTAATTGACATCAGTAAATCCAAAAGCCAGTCGGAAACCATCTATGACCCTACTTGTGGGTCGGGGTCTTTGCTGCTGAAAGCAGCAGATGATGCGCCGCACGGTATTACCATTTACGGGCAGGAAAATGACAACGCCACACGCGCTCTGGCCGTAATGAACATGTGGCTTCACGGCAACCCCGATGCCGAAATTTTGCAGGGCAATACGATGGCTTCACCACAGTTTACTGATGATACCACAGGCGAACTCAAACAGTTTGATTATGCCGTTGCCAATCCCCCTTTCAGTTACAAAGCCTGGATGAATGGCTTAGACCCCGTCAATGATATTTACAGACGTTTTGAAGGTTACGATGCTGTTCCTCCCAAAAAGAATGGCGACTTTGCCTTTTTGCTGCACCTGATTAAATCGCTGAAATCAAAAGGCAAGGCGTGTATTGTCTTACCTCTGGGCGTTTTGTTCCGAGGTAGTTCCGAAGCCAATATCCGTAAAAAGATTATCCAAAAGGGTTATATCAAAGGCATTATCGGTTTGCCGCCCAACTTGTTTTATGGAACAGGCATTGCCGCCTGTTTGATTATAATAGATAAAGAAAACGCTGCAGAGCGCAAAGACATTTTCATGATTGATGCAAGCAAGGGATTTATAAAAGACGGTAACAAAAACCGTTTGCGTGAGCGGGATATCCATAAGATAGTGGGTACGTTTAACAATCGCATTGAAATACCCAAGTATTCAAGAGTTATTCCACTTGCTGAAATTGCCGATCCGAAGAACGATTATAACCTGAACATCCCTCGTTATATTGACAGCCAGGAAGCAGATGACATACAGGACATTGAAGCCCATTTGGTAGGAGGTATTCCCAGAAGTGATATTGAAGCATTAGAAAAATATTGGACGGTGTATCCTTCATTGAAAAGTGAGTTATTCAAAACCATCGATAAGCGCGCGGAATATTATCAACTAAACATTGCAAACGAAGAAATCAAAAACACTATCTTTCAGCACCCTGAATTTACAGCTTTCAGTAAAAAGATGGATTCAGTATTCAAAAAATGGGAAACCAAAACGATAGTCTTTGTCAAATCATTGGACAAAGACTTGAAACCCAAACAGGAAATACAATCCATTTCTAAAAATCTGTTGAAACATTATGCAAATATACAACTTACTGACAAATACACTATGTATCAGCACCTGATTGACTATTGGAATGAAACCATGCAGGATGATTTTTATGAATTGGCCGCTGATGGCTGGATAGCAGGCAATGAAGTAAAACGTATAGAAAAGAAAATTAAAAAAGGCGATAAGGAAGTAGTGAAACAAGTGGTAGGTATTGAAGGACTGGAAGGCAGATTGATACCGCCTGCACTAATTATTCAGGAATATTTTACTAAGGAGAAGGCTGCTATTGACACATTGGAATCAGAGCTTGAAACCGTAAATGTCAAAATTAATGAACTGATTGAAGAACATGGAGAAGAAGACGGTTTGCTGAGCAATGCTATAGACGATAAAGGTAAAATCAGTAAGAGTAATTTGCAAAAAGCCATAAAAGATTTGGGCAAACGCAATGCTGACAATGCCGAAGAATACGACATGCTGGAGCAATATAAATGGTTGATAGAAGAAGAAGCAAATAAAAAAGCTCAAATCAAAGCAGCAAACACAGTATTGGAGGGATTAATTATAAAAAAATACCCAACGCTGAGCATTGACGAAATAAAAACCATTGTAGTGGAAAAGAAATGGATGTACAGCATGAAACAGCGAATCCGCACTGAAATGGACAATATCAGCCATCGTTTGACCCAGCGCATTAAAGAACTGGCTGAACGTTACGAGATGCCTTTGCCGAAACTGAGCAGAGAAGTGGATGAGCTTACCGTAAAGGTAGAAAGCCATTTAAAGCAGATGAAATTTGTATGGTAG
- a CDS encoding restriction endonuclease subunit S: MVEAMGIQKGFKQTEVGVIPRDWGLFPIEDLTPKNRKYNIVDGPFGSNLKTIHYRKSGIPIITSGYVTDGKFSASEYLYVDLEKFKQEKRSAVRGGDIVMAKIGERCGASAILPKDHQEGILSGNALKITIDENRFSKDLIAQILWNHHIMGNFELLRTTGAQPAISMANLKKYKIPLPPTKAEQTAIAAVLNDADTLITQLEKLIAKKRAIKQGAVQELLKPKVGWEANKLGDFLDYEQPTKYLVADTEYNDHNQTPVLTAGKSFILGYTNEGFGIFTNLPVIIFDDFTTSIKFVNFPFKVKSSAMKMLKPKNENVNLRFVFELMQMIKFDSTDHKRYWISEYQNIEVKVPESKEQTRIAQILSDMDAEIETLERKLKKYKMIKQGMMQNLLTGKIRLV; this comes from the coding sequence ATGGTAGAAGCTATGGGAATACAGAAAGGGTTTAAGCAGACTGAGGTTGGGGTGATTCCGAGGGATTGGGGGTTATTCCCGATTGAGGACTTAACACCGAAAAATAGAAAATACAATATTGTTGATGGACCATTTGGCTCAAATTTAAAAACTATTCATTATCGCAAATCTGGTATTCCTATAATTACAAGTGGATATGTAACAGATGGGAAGTTTTCGGCATCGGAATACCTTTACGTTGACTTAGAAAAATTTAAGCAAGAGAAGCGAAGTGCTGTAAGGGGTGGAGATATAGTAATGGCTAAAATTGGGGAGAGATGTGGCGCAAGTGCAATTTTGCCAAAAGATCACCAAGAAGGCATTTTGTCGGGTAACGCATTAAAAATCACTATTGATGAAAATAGATTTTCAAAAGACCTAATTGCTCAAATATTATGGAATCATCACATAATGGGGAATTTTGAATTATTAAGGACCACCGGTGCACAACCAGCCATTTCAATGGCAAATCTGAAAAAATACAAAATCCCCCTCCCCCCCACCAAAGCCGAGCAAACCGCTATCGCCGCCGTCTTAAACGATGCCGATACCCTCATTACCCAATTGGAAAAACTCATTGCCAAAAAGCGAGCCATCAAGCAAGGGGCAGTGCAGGAGCTGTTGAAGCCAAAAGTAGGGTGGGAAGCTAATAAATTAGGAGATTTCCTAGATTATGAACAACCCACAAAATATTTAGTGGCAGATACAGAGTATAACGACCATAATCAAACGCCAGTTCTTACGGCAGGTAAATCATTTATACTTGGTTATACAAATGAGGGGTTTGGCATTTTTACAAATCTTCCAGTAATCATTTTTGATGATTTCACCACTTCTATCAAGTTTGTTAATTTTCCTTTTAAAGTTAAATCATCTGCGATGAAAATGTTAAAGCCTAAGAATGAAAATGTAAATTTGAGATTTGTTTTTGAGTTAATGCAAATGATAAAGTTCGATAGCACTGACCATAAACGATATTGGATTTCAGAATATCAAAACATTGAAGTTAAAGTTCCCGAATCAAAAGAACAAACTCGAATCGCCCAAATCCTCTCCGACATGGATGCAGAGATAGAAACCCTAGAAAGGAAACTGAAAAAATACAAAATGATTAAACAGGGAATGATGCAGAATTTATTAACGGGGAAAATAAGGTTGGTATGA
- a CDS encoding HsdR family type I site-specific deoxyribonuclease, whose protein sequence is MDNIGKKERETQNRVVALFQNELKYRYLGNWEEREDNSNIEEEILANYLTQKGYSRNLIDKALYEFGKTANDQGKSLYDVNKEVYSMLRYGVNVQPEIGQNKETVWLIDWENPLENDFAIAEEVTIKGIHKKRPDIILYVNGIALGVLELKRSTVSISEGIRQNLDNQKHIFIKSFFSTIQYVMAGNDIEGLAHAAIDTKEKYFLRWKEVSEEVNKDHLYLLQLTKPIRDRATCYDYPLDKNIVELLHKERFIELLHDFIVYDRGQKKLARPNQYFGVKAAQDFVKRGEGGIIWHTQGSGKSLTMVWLTKWIREYNPNARVLIITDREELDDQIEKVYKGVQEDIYRTKSGKDLLNKLNDNSPLLMCSLIHKFGGKEEVDDKDMDDYLQDLRSSIPSNFKAKGDIYVFVDECHRTQTGKLHEAMKQFIPDALFIGFTGTPLLKSDKKTSLEVFGRYIHTYKFDEAVNDKVVLDLRYEARDIEQNITSSGKVDEWFELKTRGLTDFAKAELKQKWGTLKKVFSSKSRLEKIVLDMMLDMEKKERLQNGRGNAMLVSDSIYNACRYYELFQNAGLKNMAIVTSFVPTHTDIKGEETGEGYTEKLQRFEIYRKMLANYFNEDPDTAINKVEQFEKEVKKKFVEEPAQMKLLIVVNKLLTGFDAPSATYLYLDKKLRDHGLFQAVCRVNRLDDDKEYGYIIDYMDLFRSLEIAFKDYTSEVFSGYEKADIEGLLKDRLQKGKERLEEALEAVKALCEAVEPPKDTLSHIHYFCGKNTENPDELKDTEPKRVSLYRLTIALIRAYTNIADEMKEAGYTDKEAEQIKNDIKHFENLRKEIQLASGDYIDLKQYEPAMRYLIDSYIGAEESRMLANFDDMSMVELLVEKGKDAINDVPKKIRDNKDAMAEAIENNLRKVIIEESPTNPVYYEKMSVLLDELIKLRKEATLEYEKYLQEIIDLSKKVKKPNTNSEYPFSINTNAKRSLYDNLGRNEAIANELDHKILTTKKDGWRDNIQKSKAVKYAIGEVLEEYGIKEPDASYVFNLVKNQREY, encoded by the coding sequence ATGGACAACATCGGCAAAAAAGAACGGGAAACCCAAAACCGTGTGGTGGCGTTGTTTCAAAATGAACTGAAATACCGTTATCTCGGCAATTGGGAAGAACGGGAAGACAACAGCAACATTGAGGAAGAAATATTAGCCAATTATCTCACCCAAAAAGGATACAGCCGAAACCTGATAGACAAAGCTCTGTATGAATTCGGCAAAACAGCCAATGACCAGGGTAAATCACTTTATGACGTCAATAAGGAAGTGTATTCCATGCTTCGCTATGGCGTGAATGTGCAGCCCGAAATCGGACAGAACAAGGAAACCGTCTGGCTCATTGACTGGGAAAACCCCTTAGAAAACGATTTTGCCATTGCCGAAGAAGTTACCATCAAAGGAATCCACAAAAAACGTCCTGATATTATTTTGTATGTGAACGGTATTGCATTGGGTGTTTTGGAGCTCAAACGAAGCACCGTATCCATATCTGAAGGCATCCGTCAAAACCTGGACAATCAAAAACATATCTTCATAAAGTCGTTTTTTAGCACCATTCAGTATGTCATGGCAGGAAATGACATTGAAGGCCTTGCGCATGCCGCGATTGATACCAAAGAGAAATATTTCCTGAGATGGAAAGAGGTCAGTGAAGAAGTCAATAAAGACCATCTGTACTTGCTTCAACTTACCAAGCCCATCCGTGACAGAGCAACCTGTTATGATTATCCGCTCGATAAAAACATTGTGGAATTGCTGCATAAAGAACGCTTTATTGAGTTGCTGCACGATTTTATTGTCTATGACAGAGGGCAAAAAAAACTGGCCAGACCCAATCAGTATTTCGGCGTTAAAGCCGCACAGGATTTTGTGAAACGCGGAGAAGGCGGCATCATCTGGCACACACAGGGTAGTGGCAAGAGTTTAACGATGGTATGGCTCACCAAATGGATCAGGGAATACAACCCCAACGCCAGGGTGCTGATTATTACCGACCGTGAGGAACTGGATGACCAGATAGAAAAAGTGTACAAAGGAGTTCAGGAAGATATTTACCGTACCAAAAGCGGAAAAGATTTGCTGAATAAACTAAATGATAATTCGCCTTTGCTGATGTGTTCACTGATTCACAAATTTGGTGGTAAGGAAGAGGTGGATGACAAAGACATGGATGATTATTTGCAGGATTTACGCAGTAGCATCCCTTCTAATTTTAAAGCTAAAGGCGATATCTATGTATTTGTGGACGAATGCCACCGAACACAGACTGGCAAGTTACACGAGGCCATGAAACAATTTATACCCGATGCTTTATTTATTGGTTTTACCGGAACTCCTTTACTAAAATCCGACAAAAAGACCAGCTTGGAAGTTTTCGGAAGATACATTCATACTTACAAATTTGATGAAGCCGTAAACGATAAGGTAGTGCTGGATTTACGTTATGAAGCCAGAGACATAGAGCAAAACATTACATCGTCGGGAAAGGTTGACGAATGGTTTGAACTCAAAACCCGTGGCCTTACTGACTTTGCCAAAGCCGAGTTGAAACAGAAATGGGGCACGCTGAAAAAGGTGTTCAGTTCCAAATCGCGATTGGAAAAAATCGTACTTGACATGATGCTCGACATGGAGAAAAAAGAACGTCTCCAAAACGGCAGGGGCAATGCCATGCTGGTTTCAGACAGTATATACAATGCCTGTCGTTATTATGAGCTGTTTCAAAACGCAGGTTTAAAAAATATGGCTATTGTAACGTCATTCGTTCCAACCCATACTGATATTAAGGGAGAAGAAACAGGCGAAGGATACACCGAAAAATTGCAGCGTTTTGAGATATATCGAAAAATGCTGGCAAACTATTTTAACGAAGACCCCGATACAGCTATCAACAAGGTCGAGCAGTTTGAAAAAGAGGTAAAGAAAAAATTTGTAGAAGAACCTGCCCAGATGAAATTGCTGATTGTTGTAAACAAACTGCTCACCGGTTTTGACGCACCATCGGCCACTTACCTGTACCTGGATAAAAAACTCAGGGACCACGGGCTTTTTCAGGCAGTTTGCCGTGTAAACCGATTGGATGATGATAAGGAATACGGATACATAATTGACTACATGGATTTGTTCAGGAGTTTGGAAATAGCTTTCAAGGATTATACTTCCGAAGTGTTCAGTGGCTATGAAAAAGCAGACATTGAAGGCTTATTAAAAGACCGCCTGCAAAAAGGCAAAGAAAGATTAGAAGAGGCATTGGAAGCCGTAAAGGCATTATGTGAAGCCGTTGAACCACCCAAAGACACTCTTTCCCATATTCATTACTTCTGCGGCAAAAACACCGAAAACCCGGATGAACTGAAAGACACCGAACCGAAACGGGTTTCCTTGTATAGACTGACCATTGCGCTCATCCGGGCATATACCAACATAGCCGATGAAATGAAAGAAGCAGGTTATACTGATAAAGAAGCAGAGCAGATTAAAAACGACATCAAACACTTTGAAAACCTGCGAAAAGAGATACAGCTTGCCAGTGGCGATTATATCGACTTGAAACAATATGAGCCTGCTATGCGTTATTTGATTGACAGCTACATCGGAGCGGAAGAAAGTCGTATGCTTGCCAATTTTGATGACATGAGTATGGTTGAATTGCTGGTTGAAAAAGGAAAAGATGCTATAAATGATGTACCCAAAAAAATCCGTGATAATAAAGATGCAATGGCGGAAGCCATAGAAAACAATTTGCGTAAAGTAATAATTGAAGAAAGCCCGACCAACCCTGTTTACTATGAAAAAATGAGCGTGCTTTTAGATGAACTCATCAAGCTGCGCAAAGAAGCCACTTTGGAATACGAAAAGTATTTGCAGGAAATCATTGACCTTTCAAAAAAAGTGAAGAAACCAAACACTAATTCTGAGTATCCTTTTTCAATAAATACAAACGCTAAAAGGTCATTGTATGATAATCTTGGCAGAAACGAAGCAATTGCAAATGAATTAGACCATAAAATATTAACAACGAAAAAAGACGGGTGGAGAGATAATATTCAAAAGTCAAAAGCCGTCAAATACGCAATTGGAGAAGTATTGGAAGAATACGGCATTAAAGAGCCGGATGCTTCATATGTGTTCAATCTTGTTAAAAATCAAAGAGAATACTGA
- a CDS encoding SprT family zinc-dependent metalloprotease: MEQITVNNIKIDVVRKNIKNIHLAVYPPTGRVRIAVPLKANDDAVRLFAISKLGWIKRHRLKFEGQERITPREYKNRESHYFQGKRYLLNIIEEDAPPKVILKNKTYIDLYVRPGIPVEKRHTIMTEWYRVELKKQIPAMIEKWEKTLNVKVNEWQVKRMKTKWGSCNIEKKRIWINLELAKKPDYCLEYIIVHEMVHLLERHHNDRFLYYMDKYLPNWKQLKTELSRLPISHTYWNY, from the coding sequence ATGGAACAAATCACTGTCAACAATATCAAAATTGATGTAGTTCGTAAAAACATTAAAAACATACATCTGGCCGTTTATCCGCCAACAGGTAGGGTGCGCATTGCCGTACCATTAAAAGCAAATGATGATGCAGTTCGCCTTTTTGCTATTTCAAAATTAGGCTGGATAAAACGACACCGACTAAAATTTGAAGGGCAGGAAAGAATTACACCAAGAGAATACAAAAACCGGGAAAGCCATTATTTTCAAGGCAAAAGATACCTACTGAATATCATTGAAGAGGATGCACCACCCAAGGTTATTTTAAAAAACAAAACTTACATCGACCTTTATGTAAGACCTGGGATACCAGTTGAAAAACGGCATACAATAATGACCGAATGGTATCGGGTTGAACTGAAAAAACAAATTCCCGCAATGATTGAAAAATGGGAAAAAACATTGAATGTCAAAGTGAACGAGTGGCAAGTAAAGCGGATGAAAACCAAGTGGGGCTCGTGCAATATTGAAAAGAAAAGAATTTGGATAAACCTCGAGCTGGCTAAGAAGCCGGATTATTGTTTAGAATATATCATCGTACATGAAATGGTTCACTTGTTGGAAAGGCATCACAATGACAGGTTTCTATATTACATGGATAAATACTTGCCAAACTGGAAGCAGTTGAAAACAGAATTAAGCAGACTACCTATAAGCCATACATATTGGAACTATTGA
- a CDS encoding SelT/SelW/SelH family (seleno)protein, translating to MKISIKYCTSUNYLPKASSLAAKIKKEFGIEVKLIKGSNGIFDVVADGNLIFSKHEVGRFPKEEEVIDLLKKMNLKRG from the coding sequence ATGAAAATATCGATAAAATACTGTACATCTTGAAACTATCTGCCAAAAGCCTCCAGTTTGGCGGCAAAAATAAAAAAAGAATTCGGTATTGAGGTAAAATTAATTAAGGGCAGCAATGGGATTTTTGATGTCGTTGCCGATGGCAACCTCATATTTTCTAAACACGAGGTTGGTCGATTTCCAAAGGAAGAAGAGGTAATTGATTTGTTAAAAAAAATGAATTTAAAGCGAGGTTAG
- a CDS encoding tetratricopeptide repeat protein gives MSKIIVLIICMYPLLFAVNAYPEEKIFIKEYTYRASDLDSKVSSRTIALEQVKRLVLEELGTYLKSETAVKNFELTKDQLTAFTAGVTRIMVIDERWDGKTYYLKAKIVADPEEVTRSIEKIRADQTMSRVLEETSRKADDAVKEIDKLRKELETMKTNAKKQQEYTKAVEKLSSREWFDKGYALIIAGNYQEAIAAYSKVVGLETDNVTALIHLAWAYNGAGNYKKAIVHLDSAIALEPKNEHAYVQRAWSYNALSKYQSAIVDLDKALSINQNNQWAYYHRGWAYNALGNFLQAKKDMDNAVKINPNEPFNYFMRSWSYNGLGNFQEAIKDADTALKLSPDNKYALIQRGWAYNGLGNYQQAEKDFNATLDIDPKFADGYYNLAIFYYYREGKEKAMIFLARAIKLDANLKQRAKADLNFKNLSNDKEFERLVN, from the coding sequence ATGAGCAAGATTATAGTATTGATTATCTGTATGTATCCTTTGTTATTTGCAGTTAATGCATATCCTGAAGAGAAAATATTTATTAAAGAGTATACCTATCGTGCAAGCGACCTCGACAGCAAGGTTTCCAGCAGAACAATCGCTCTTGAACAGGTTAAGAGGCTTGTTCTGGAGGAACTGGGGACGTATCTGAAAAGCGAGACAGCGGTTAAAAACTTTGAATTAACAAAGGATCAATTGACTGCTTTTACAGCAGGTGTAACGAGAATCATGGTTATTGATGAAAGATGGGATGGAAAAACATATTATCTGAAAGCAAAGATAGTAGCTGACCCGGAAGAAGTGACCCGTTCAATCGAGAAAATCCGTGCAGACCAAACTATGAGCAGGGTGCTCGAAGAAACCAGCAGGAAGGCAGATGATGCCGTGAAGGAGATTGATAAGTTAAGAAAAGAACTGGAGACCATGAAGACCAATGCCAAAAAACAGCAGGAGTACACAAAAGCTGTCGAGAAGCTGTCTTCCAGGGAATGGTTTGATAAGGGATATGCACTTATCATAGCGGGCAACTACCAGGAGGCAATCGCAGCCTACTCAAAAGTGGTCGGCTTGGAGACGGACAACGTCACAGCACTAATTCATCTCGCATGGGCATATAACGGGGCAGGTAATTATAAAAAGGCAATCGTTCATTTGGACAGTGCAATAGCACTGGAGCCAAAAAATGAGCATGCATACGTTCAGCGCGCCTGGTCTTACAACGCATTGAGCAAATATCAGTCGGCGATCGTTGATCTGGATAAGGCATTAAGCATAAACCAGAATAACCAATGGGCATATTATCACAGGGGCTGGGCATACAATGCCTTGGGCAATTTTCTGCAAGCTAAGAAAGATATGGACAATGCTGTAAAGATCAACCCGAACGAACCCTTTAATTATTTTATGCGCAGTTGGTCTTATAACGGTCTGGGGAACTTTCAAGAGGCGATAAAAGATGCGGATACGGCATTAAAATTGTCCCCTGACAATAAATATGCATTAATTCAAAGGGGGTGGGCATATAACGGTTTGGGGAATTATCAGCAGGCTGAAAAAGATTTCAACGCAACGTTAGACATAGATCCTAAATTCGCAGATGGTTACTATAATCTGGCTATTTTTTATTATTACAGGGAGGGAAAAGAAAAGGCCATGATATTCCTGGCCAGAGCGATAAAGCTTGACGCAAACCTGAAACAAAGGGCAAAGGCAGATTTAAACTTCAAAAATCTGAGCAATGACAAAGAGTTCGAAAGATTAGTAAACTGA